A single genomic interval of Lucilia cuprina isolate Lc7/37 chromosome 2, ASM2204524v1, whole genome shotgun sequence harbors:
- the LOC124420954 gene encoding dihydrolipoyllysine-residue acetyltransferase component of pyruvate dehydrogenase complex-like → MDALTIAMEDAFLDSDKEVMEVEDQGSKVATVADPAPVPAPATIPDPVSAPTPSPTPTLVSESASELLALKVASVEKSSGSTDPDLAAAPTPAKASNVESSSSNVCKQCRGRHPLYRCASFRKLPHENRLRFVILHRHCYICLSPLRHSFNLSPTLKCDITP, encoded by the exons ATGGACGCTTTAACCATTGCAATGGAAGATGCGTTCTTAGACTCCGACAAGGAAGTAATGGAGGTAGAGGACCAAGGATCTAAGGTGGCTACAGTAGCTGATCCAGCCCCTGTTCCAGCCCCTGCTACAATACCGGATCCAGTTTCTGCTCCAACACCATCTCCAACCCCTACTTTGGTATCTGAGTCAGCATCAGAGTTGCTTGCCTTAAAGGTCGCTTCGGTTGAGAAGTCTTCTGGATCTACAGATCCAGACCTGGCAGCAGCTCCCACGCCCGCAAAGGCATCAAATGTGGAATCCTCGAGCTCGAATGTATGTAAACAGTGTAGAGGAAGACACCCGCTGTATAGGTGCGCTAGTTTCCGGAAGTTGCCTCACGAAAATAGGCTTCGATTCGTAATTTTACATCGACATTGCTACATATGTTTATCGCCATTAAGACATTCTTTTAACCTGTCTCCGACCTTAAAG tGTGATATTACACCTTAG